In a genomic window of Nitrospiraceae bacterium:
- a CDS encoding MTH1187 family thiamine-binding protein, with protein MVLLEFSMSPLGKGESVGKYVARSLDIIDKSGVDYRLNPMGTVLEGEWDDVFRVVRQCYERMKRDCSRISCTIKVDYRKGHSGRLSSKVASVERHLKRKVRT; from the coding sequence ATGGTTCTACTCGAATTCAGCATGTCGCCACTGGGCAAAGGAGAAAGTGTCGGCAAGTACGTCGCGCGCTCGCTGGATATCATCGACAAGAGCGGTGTGGATTATCGGCTCAATCCCATGGGGACGGTGCTTGAAGGGGAGTGGGACGACGTCTTCCGTGTCGTGCGGCAGTGTTACGAACGGATGAAGCGAGACTGTTCCCGTATTTCCTGCACGATCAAGGTCGATTATCGCAAAGGCCATTCGGGCCGCCTCTCCAGCAAAGTCGCGAGCGTCGAACGACACCTCAAGCGGAAAGTCCGCACATGA